Proteins encoded together in one Sulfitobacter pontiacus window:
- a CDS encoding DNA cytosine methyltransferase — protein sequence MPDHAAKTPTYAEFFCGGGMVRAALQDRWECVLANDIDAMKCKVYAQNWGQAALHQGDIAAMPDDLLTRQIDMYWASSPCQDFSLAGKGRGLGGARSGVFAHWADKIATAIKAGFAPRIIAFENVVGLVSRNGGADMNTVLATFVRLGYKVGALEIDARRFLPQSRPRLFVVCVREDIDISGLTVPKPSHVFHGKKLQKFLASAARPVRSNWVWWKLGDAPADEQALEGVLERRATMPWFSAADTDRLLTLMSPPSLERLRVARKAGRTVVGTIYKRGRPDADGNVRQRAELRTDGIAGCLRTPAGGSSRQILMFIKGNQTKARLVSSREVARLMGLPDSYKMPDTYNNAYRVAGDGVAVPVVRYLDEVLFAPLLERQSLGAVA from the coding sequence ATGCCTGATCACGCCGCCAAGACCCCGACGTACGCCGAGTTTTTCTGCGGCGGTGGCATGGTGCGCGCGGCCCTGCAGGACCGGTGGGAGTGCGTGCTGGCCAACGATATCGACGCGATGAAATGCAAGGTCTATGCCCAGAATTGGGGGCAGGCGGCATTGCATCAGGGCGATATCGCGGCCATGCCCGATGACCTTCTGACGCGTCAGATCGATATGTATTGGGCGTCGAGCCCGTGTCAGGATTTCAGCCTTGCGGGCAAGGGGCGGGGCTTGGGCGGCGCGCGCAGCGGTGTCTTTGCCCATTGGGCCGACAAGATTGCCACGGCCATAAAAGCAGGATTTGCGCCGCGTATCATCGCCTTTGAGAACGTCGTCGGGCTGGTGTCGCGCAATGGTGGGGCGGATATGAACACCGTACTCGCGACCTTTGTGCGGCTTGGCTATAAAGTCGGCGCGCTCGAGATCGACGCGCGGCGTTTCCTGCCGCAAAGCCGGCCGCGTCTGTTCGTTGTGTGCGTGCGCGAGGATATCGACATCTCGGGGCTGACGGTGCCAAAACCGTCCCATGTCTTTCACGGCAAGAAGCTGCAAAAATTTCTCGCCTCCGCCGCACGGCCGGTCCGTTCGAACTGGGTCTGGTGGAAGCTGGGGGACGCCCCTGCCGACGAACAGGCGCTTGAGGGTGTGCTGGAACGGCGTGCCACCATGCCGTGGTTCAGTGCCGCGGATACCGACCGTCTGCTGACGCTGATGTCGCCCCCCAGCCTTGAACGGCTGCGCGTGGCGCGCAAGGCGGGGCGCACCGTGGTGGGCACGATTTATAAACGCGGGCGCCCCGATGCGGATGGGAATGTGCGCCAACGGGCAGAGCTGCGGACCGACGGGATTGCGGGCTGCTTGCGGACCCCTGCGGGCGGGTCCTCGCGGCAGATCCTGATGTTTATCAAGGGCAACCAGACCAAGGCCCGGCTTGTCTCCTCGCGCGAGGTGGCGCGGCTGATGGGGTTGCCGGACAGCTACAAGATGCCCGACACCTACAACAACGCCTACCGCGTGGCGGGGGATGGGGTCGCCGTGCCTGTCGTGCGCTATCTCGACGAGGTGTTGTTCGCGCCCCTGCTTGAGCGTCAGTCACTGGGGGCCGTCGCGTGA